The Candidatus Denitrolinea symbiosum DNA window CATCCTGTCGGCCACCGCGTCCACCTCCCCGTCCGGGTTGTGGGCGAGCATGGCCGTGAGTCCCTGCGGCACGGTTCGGCTCGGCACCACGGCCACCGATTTCACCGTCACCTCTTTGGCCTGGTTCGCGGCGAGAATGATATTTTTGTTGTTCGGCAGGATGATGACCTTGTCGGTCGGCAGGTTTTCGAACGCCGCGAGAATCTCCTGCGTGGACGGGTTCATGGTCTGACCGCCCTCCACGACCGCGGCCGCCCCCAGCGAGGCGAAGATGCGGCTCAGCCCGCGTCCCGGCGAGACGACCACCACCGCGATCTGTCCCGGCTCGATTGTCGGAAATTCGATCTTTTCGTTCTTCGATTTCTGGATGTCGTCCATCTGCGCCAGCAGGTTTTCCATCGCCACTTTGGTGATGGTGCCGATGCCCATGATGTAATCAATCGGCTCGTAGCGCTTTTCGAGCGGCACGTGGATGTGCATACGGTACATGCCCTCGCCTTCGCCCACCTGGATGGAGGTGCCCATCGTTTCGAGTCTGCCGTAAAAGCCCTGCAGGTCGAGCGCGCCATCCGGGAAGAAATCCACCACCACTTCGTAATCCTGGCCCTCCTCGACGGACTCCATCGCGTCCTGCAAGTTCATCGCCGACATCGGCTGGACGGTCATGGTCGGGACGTCGAGCGGCTCGCCGTTGAAATAGCGGAGCATCCCCTCGAAGATGAAGTACAGCCCCTTGCCGCCCGAGTCGACGACGCCCGCCTGCTTGAGGACGGGCAGCAGTTCGGGCGTATTCTGCACCGACGCGTCCGCGGCGGAAACGACCCGCGCCAGGATCTCGACCGGGTCCTGCGTCTCATTCAGCGCGGACTCGGCCGCGGCCGCGACGTCCTTCGACACGGTCAGGATCGTCCCCTCCACCGGGCGGACGACGCCCTTGTAGGCGGTATCGCGCCCGTCCACGAAGCCCTTCACGAGAGTCGCGCCGTCTATGGTCTCGGCGTTGTGGAGGCCGCGCGCGAAGCCGCGCCATAACTGCGAAAGGATCACGCCCGAATTGCCGCGCGCTCCCATCAACGCGCCTTTCGCCACGGCCGCGGCCATCTCGCCCGCGTTGCGCGTGCCGAGTTCGGCGATCTCGTTCCAGGCTGATTGCATCGTCAACGTCATGTTCGTGCCTGTGTCGCCATCGGGGACGGGGAAGACGTTCAGCGCGTTGACCGTCTGCTGGTTGGTGCGGAGCCACGTCAGCCCCGCCATGACCAGTTCTTTAAGCGTCAGTCCGTCAATGGGCTTGTTGCGCAGGTCATGGACATGCCTGGCCTGGATGTTGGATGAATCTAAACTCATGAATGCTCCTCAATGCCTCGCGTGCCGACGCGTGCGCGGGCGCGCGCGTCGGCGGCGTTGGAGAACGCCTCTCACGCGGGAAATTAATCCATGTCGCTCACGCGCAGCCCGGCCACATGCACGTTGACCGCGTTGATCTTCAGCCCCAGCGCCTTTTCCACGTGAAAGCGGACCGAGTTGGCGACGCTGTTCGCCACCGACAGGACGCGCGTCCCGTATTCGATGACGACATGCACGTCAATATCAATCAGGTCGCCGTCGAAGCGGACGGCGAGGCCGCGCGCCGGTTCGTGCGTGATGGTGCGCGCCAGCCCTTCCGCCAGGTTGCGCGGCGCCAGTCCCACCACCCCGTAGGTCTCGAGGACGGCGCGATAGGCGATCGAAGCGACGGCGTTGGGCGCGATATGGATGCTTCCGTAGGATGTGTTTTCCTTGGCCATGGATGTCCTTTACTGCATTAATTAACCAAAAGGATTGAAGATGGTTGCGAACTATGGTACAATGCGGCGCTTGCGCGAAAGGACTGCGCAGGCGTTATTGTGAAACTGGAAAGGAACGAATCTCATGAAATGCGCTCACTGCAACAAGACCACCACCTTCGGCCATAACCGCTCGTTCTCTCTGCGCGCCACCAACCGCAAGTTCCTCCCGAACCTGCAAAAGGTGACGATCATCGAGAATGGCCGCAAGGTTCAAAAAGTACTTTGCGCCAAGTGCATCCGCACGCTGGCCAAATCGGCCTGAACGCGCCCCACTTTCGGTCAAAGATCGCGGCAGGAATGCCGTGATTTTTTGTTTTAACCGCAGGCCGCGATGGAGGCGCGCAATTCGCGTATCCCGGCTTCGATTCCCTGTGGATGATCGAACACGAAGCTGCCCGAGACGAAGACGTCCGCGCCCGCGCCCCGGACCTGGGGCAGGGTTTCGGGGGCGATGCCTCCGTCCACCTCCAGCCGCGCCGGGGAGCGGATTTCGTCCAGCATGGCGCGGATCTGGCGGATCTTTTCGACCGATTCCGGGATGAAGCTCTGCCCGCTGAACCCGGGGTTGACGCTCATCACCAGCGCCTGGTCGGCCAGTCCCAACACCGGCTGGATGGCGACCGCCGGCGTGCCGGGGTTGAGCGTCACGCCCGCCGCGCAGCCCAGCGATTTGATGTGTTGCAAGGTGCGGTGCAGATGCGGACAGGTTTCCACATGGACGATGATGCGCGTCGCTCCGGCTTTGGCGAAGGCTTCGATGTGACGTTCCGGCTCCACGATCATCAGGTGGACGTCGAGCGGGAGTTTGGTCGCGCGGCGGCAGGCTTCGACGACGACCGGGCCCATCGTGATGTTGGGGACGAAGCGGCCGTCCATCACGTCCACGTGGATCCAGTCCGCGCCGGCGGCCTCGCAGGCGGCGATGTCCGCGCCGAGGCGGGTGAAGTCGGCGGAGAGGATGGACGGGGCGATCAAGTAGTCGGTCATGGATTCCACGCGAAATAGACCGCGATCCACAAAGGGAGGAGTCCGCCGACGGCGAAGACCGCCAGCAGTCCCAGCCCGATGGTGAGCCAGTCAAAGTCGAGGGGCGGGGGCGGCGCCTCGTAAACCGCGGCCGGCGCGGGGTCCGCGAAGGGGGCGTGCGGACGGGAAGGCGTCCGCTCCAGGAAGTCGGCGACCGGTTCGGGAATCGGAATCGGCGCGGGAGTCGGCTGCGGCGCGGGGGGCGCTTCGCGCACGGTCCCGAAGCGCTGGAGGACGCGTCCCAACTGGTCGGCGGTGCGGTAGCGCGCCGAGGGTTCCTTCGAGAGGACTTTGGCCTCGATCTGTTCGAGCAGGGGCGGCGCGTCGGGCAGGTATTCGCCAAGCGGATGCGGCGCGGTGTGGATGTGCATGCGCGCCAGTTCTTCGGCGGTGGAGGCGTTGAAGGGCAGCGTGCCGGTGAGCATTTCGTAGAGGACGACGCCGAGCGAGTAGACGTCGGAGGCGGGGGAAGGCGCCTGGCCGCGCGCCTGTTCGGGCGAGAAGTATTGCGGGGAGCCCCATACCACTTCGTCGCGGTCGCCGGGATGGATGGTGGAAAGGGCGCGGGCGATGCCGAAGTCGGTGACTTTGAGGCGCATGTCGGGGGTGATGAGGAAGTTGTGCGGCTTCACGTCGCAGTGGACGAGGCCGGCGCGGTGAGCGTAGCCGATGCCCGCGCAGGCTTGCACCATCAGGGGGATGGCCTCGTCCACGCTGAAACGGCCGCGCTTGCGGAGCAGAGTTTTCAGGTCGGCGCCGGGGACGTACTCCATGACGATGAACAACTGTCCGCTTTCCAGCCCGAAGTCGTGGACGGTGACGATGTTGGGATGGGCGAGGTTGGCGGCGGCGCGGGCCTCCTGGCGGAAGCGTTCCTGAAATTCCTCGTCGCTCGAATAGTCGGAACGGAGGATCTTGATGGCGACCGAGCGCTCCAGCATCAGGTCGCGGGCGCGGTAAACGTCCGCCATGCCGCCGGAGCCGAGGCGTTCGAGCAGTTGGTAGCGGTGATTGAGGAGGTCGCCTTCTTTCATCGCGCGGGATTATAACATGCGGGGATGGGAGGGGATTTGGGCGGCGCGGCTCAGTCCGCGTCGCTCACGCAGCGGAAGCCGCGGTTGATTCCCCCCGAGAGGGGATGGTGGCTGAAGCGGTGGAAGGCGCGCAGTTCGGACGCGCCGTCCGAGAACGACCCGCCGCGCAGGGATTTGAGATCGCCCGTCGGCGGTCCCTGCGGGTTTTCGCGGGGCGAGACGACGTAGTAGTAATTGTGGAACCAGTCCGCCGTCCATTCGCGCACGTTGCCCGCCATGTTGAGCGCGCCGTAGGGACTGGCTCCCAGCGGGTAGCGATCGGCCGGGAGCGGCGCGCCCAGGTTGAAGTCGAAGTTGGCGAGGCGCATGTCGGGCGGATCGTCGCCCCACGGGTAGGCGCGTCCATCCGTGCCTCGCGCGGCCTTCTCCCATTCGGCCTCGGTCGGAAGTCTGCGTCCCGCCCAGAGGCAGTATTTCTCGGCGTTATTCCAGGAGACGTAGACCACGGGGTAGTCGTCGTATTTCGATTTTCCAAAATAGGGATTGGCCGCGCCGCCGGGATGCGGACACGCCCCCGCCGCGCGGCAGCGCGCGTACATGGCGTTCGTGACCTCGGTCTGGTCCACCCAGTAGGCGGGCAGGCTGACCTCGTGAGCGGGACGGCTTCTTTGAGCGCCTTCCTCGCCCGCGCCCATGAGGAACTCCCCCGCGGGGACGAGGACTTGCGTCATCCCGTCCGCGGACGCGACGCGGCTGCCGGCCGGCGTGACCGGGATGGCCGCGCCGCCGTCGAACGACGCGACATACGCCCTGGCGTAGCGGACTTTTTGATGCAGGAATGTGGAAACGGGCGAGGGGATTTTATACAGACCGAACGCGGCCAGCAAAAGGACGATCAGCGCGGCGATCCAGCGATAAGGGGACTTCATGGGAGTAGGAAAAAGCAGATCGAGACGGCATCCCGATCCGCCGCGCCAGCCGGGATGCCGTTCGACCGCAATTTATCGGAAGATAAATTTCCCGTTTTTGTAGAATGGCTGCCCGTCCACGAGGATCTCGGAGTCGACGCGCATGTCGCAGATGAAGTCCCAGTGGATGGCGCTTTTGTTCTTCGAGCCGGTTTCGGGATAACCCGCGCCGAGCGCCATGTGGAACGAGCCGCCGATCTTCTCGTCGAAGAGGATCTGCCCCGTGAACTTGTCAATCTCGAAATTCGTGCCGATGGCAAACTCGCCGAGGTAGCGCGCGCCGGCGTCGGTTTCGATCATCTTGAGCAGGAAGTCCTGATTCTTGGCGGCGGTCACTTTGGAGACCCGCCCGTTGCTGAACGTGATCTCCGCGCCTTCGACGGCTACGCCGTTATAGATGGCGGGATAGGTGAAGCGCACCCAGCCGTTGACGGATTCCTCCACCGGCCCGGTGTAGATCTCGCCGTCGGGCATGTTGTGCGTTCCGCATGAGTTGTTGAATTTGCGCCCCTTGACGGAGAGAGTTAGATCCACGTTGGGGCCGCGCAGGACGACCTGGTCCTTGCCTTCCATGAATTTGACCGCGGCGCGCTGGTCCGCTTCCACTTTTTTCCAGAACGCGATGGGATCGTCCTCGTTGGCGTGGACGGCGCGAAAGACAAAGTCCTCGTATTGCTGGAGGCTCATCTCCGCGTCCTGGGCGTAGGCCTCGGTGGGATACAGCGTGGTGACCCACTTGAAGACGCCCTCGGCGCCGCGTCGCATCTGCGCTTCGGTGACCGCGCCCGCCGGCTGGTTGCGTCGCTGGGAACGGATCGTGTCGAAGGAAGTCTGCGAGCGCGTATTGGTCGTGGAATGGATGCGGATGCGGCTCTCGAACTGGTCGTAGGCCAGTTTTTGGAGGGGCGGCACAAAGTCGAGTTGCGCGTCGTTCCCGTGCATCAGGAGCAGGTCTTCATGGCCGGGGAAGAACATATCGGGTAACTGCACGAGCGGGACGGGATGTCCGCCGGCTTTCAGGGTCTCGTAATAAATGGCGCGCACCAGCGGCTCGGCGGCAGTCGTCGCCTCGATCAGCACACGGTCGCCGGGCTGGATGCGGGCGCTGTATCCAACCAGGATTTCTGCAAATTTCTCCACGCGAGGGTCTGCCACGGAAAATCTCCTTGTTTTTGACGGTTCTTCCATATTCAACGGAAAATCTGTTTTTAACACAAAGGGTCACGAAGTCAACGAAGGAAAACCCCGTGAGACCAGGACGATTTCATCCCTTGAATGCCTTTGTGTTTAGGCTCTTTTCCGTTAATTGCGGGAGATCCTTTTTGATATGAACGTTCGGATTATATCACGGCGATTTCGAGTATACTTTCGCGCAAGAAAATAAGAGAGAAGAGAACAGAGAGCAGGCAAAAACTGTTCTCTCCTCTCTAATCACCTGCTCTCCACTCTCTGAATCCCCCATGAAACAACTCCTCCAAAACATGAAGAACGGACAGACCACAGTCGAAGACGTCCCCGTGCCGACGCCGCGCCCGGGGACCGCGCTTGTCAAGGTCGCCGCGTCCCTCGTCTCCGCGGGGACGGAACGGATGCTCGTCGAATTCGCCGAGAAGAACCTCGTCGGCAAGGCGCGCTCGCGTCCCGACCTCGTCCGCCAGGTGCTCGAAAAAGCGAAGCGCGAAGGCGTCATCACCAGCGTGCAGGCCGCGTTCAGCCGTCTCGACCAGCCCATGCCGCTGGGATATTCCTCGGCGGGCGTGATCGTCGCGCTCGGCAAAAACATGAGCGGATTCCGCG harbors:
- a CDS encoding 50S ribosomal protein L28, which codes for MKCAHCNKTTTFGHNRSFSLRATNRKFLPNLQKVTIIENGRKVQKVLCAKCIRTLAKSA
- a CDS encoding ribulose-phosphate 3-epimerase, with the protein product MTDYLIAPSILSADFTRLGADIAACEAAGADWIHVDVMDGRFVPNITMGPVVVEACRRATKLPLDVHLMIVEPERHIEAFAKAGATRIIVHVETCPHLHRTLQHIKSLGCAAGVTLNPGTPAVAIQPVLGLADQALVMSVNPGFSGQSFIPESVEKIRQIRAMLDEIRSPARLEVDGGIAPETLPQVRGAGADVFVSGSFVFDHPQGIEAGIRELRASIAACG
- a CDS encoding metalloprotease M29, translating into MADPRVEKFAEILVGYSARIQPGDRVLIEATTAAEPLVRAIYYETLKAGGHPVPLVQLPDMFFPGHEDLLLMHGNDAQLDFVPPLQKLAYDQFESRIRIHSTTNTRSQTSFDTIRSQRRNQPAGAVTEAQMRRGAEGVFKWVTTLYPTEAYAQDAEMSLQQYEDFVFRAVHANEDDPIAFWKKVEADQRAAVKFMEGKDQVVLRGPNVDLTLSVKGRKFNNSCGTHNMPDGEIYTGPVEESVNGWVRFTYPAIYNGVAVEGAEITFSNGRVSKVTAAKNQDFLLKMIETDAGARYLGEFAIGTNFEIDKFTGQILFDEKIGGSFHMALGAGYPETGSKNKSAIHWDFICDMRVDSEILVDGQPFYKNGKFIFR